Proteins found in one Quercus robur chromosome 2, dhQueRobu3.1, whole genome shotgun sequence genomic segment:
- the LOC126714672 gene encoding protein TPLATE, producing the protein MDILYAQIQADLRSNDALRQTGALLQALQQSAAGRDISILAKSAVEEIVASPASAVSKKLAFDLIRSTRLTSDLWDTVITGVRSDLDFPDPDVTAAAISILSALPSHRLSKLLTDSTKEINTCFDSSSDNLRFSITETLGCILARDDVVTLCENSVSLLDRVSTWWTRIGLNMLDRSDNVSKVAFESVGRLFQEFDSKRMSRLAGDKLVDSENSLAIRSNWVSSMVDFVWKKRNALMARSLVLPVESFRATVFPIVYAVKAVASDAVEVIRKLSKSSSSSTSSVLDSNAERFVGVSDVVSHLAPFLASSLDPALIYEVGINMLYLADVPGGKTEWASLSIIAILTLWDRQEFSSARESIVRAVVTNLHLLDLHMQVSLFRRLLLMVRNLRAESDRMHALACICRTALCVDLFAKESVRRGQKPLAGTDIASLFEDARIRDDLNSVTSKSLFREELVASLVESCFQLSLPLPEQKNSGMESRVIGALAYGTGYGALNWTEPALEVVEVCRPCVKWDCDGRTYAIDCYLKLLVRLCHIYDTRGGVKRVKDGASQDQILNETRLQKLQRELVKDLREVNTPRICARLIWAIAEHIDLEGLDPLLADDPDDPLNIIIANIHKVLFNIDSSADTTNRLQDVQAVILCAQRLGSRNPRAGQLLIKELEEFRSSNLSDSVNKHQSRMILQRIKYVTSHPDSRWSAVSEARGDYPFSHHKLTVQFYEAAAAQDRKLEGLVHKAILELWRPEPSELTLLLTKGVDSTSLKVPPTAISLTGSSDPCYVEAYHLADSSDGRITLHLKVLNLTELELNRVDIRVGLSGALYYMDGSPQAVRQLRNLVSQDPVLSSVTVGVTHFERCALWVQVLYYPFYGSGAAADYEGDYTEEDPQIMRQKRSLRPELGEPIILRCQPYKIPLTELLLPHKISPVEFFRLWPSLPAVIEYTGTYTYEGSGFKATAAQQYGESPFLSGLKSLSSKPFHRVCSHIIRTVAGFQLCFAAKTWYGGFLGMMIFGASEVSRNVDLGDETTTMMCKFVVRASDASITKEIGSDLQGWLDDLTDGGVEYMPEDEVKVAAVERLRISMERIALLKAAQPRPKTPKSDDENEDEDEEDEDKKKKKKEKKKDGEEDGKTKGPSTLSKLTAEEVEHRALQAAVLQEWHMLCKERNQSQN; encoded by the exons ATGGACATCCTCTACGCTCAGATCCAAGCCGACCTCCGCTCCAACGACGCTCTCCGCCAAACTGGAGCTCTCCTCCAAGCCCTCCAGCAGTCCGCCGCCGGTCGCGACATTTCCATCCTCGCCAAATCCGCCGTCGAAGAAATCGTCGCTTCCCCTGCCTCCGCCGTCTCCAAAAAGCTCGCCTTCGATCTCATCCGCTCCACTCGTCTCACCTCCGACCTCTGGGACACCGTCATCACCGGCGTTCGCTCCGATCTCGATTTCCCTGACCCTGACGTCACCGCCGCCGCAATCTCCATCCTCTCCGCCCTCCCTTCCCACCGGCTCTCCAAGCTCCTCACCGACTCCACCAAAGAGATCAACACCTGCTTCGATTCCAGCAGCGATAACCTCCGCTTCTCCATCACCGAAACCCTAGGTTGCATTCTCGCTCGCGACGACGTCGTTACGCTATGCGAGAACAGTGTTAGCCTCCTCGACCGAGTCTCCACCTGGTGGACTCGGATCGGCCTCAACATGCTTGATAGATCCGATAACGTCTCCAAAGTCGCATTCGAATCCGTCGGGAGGTTGTTCCAAGAGTTCGATTCGAAGCGGATGAGTAGGTTGGCCGGAGATAAGCTCGTCGATAGCGAGAACTCGCTTGCGATTCGATCCAATTGGGTTTCTTCAATGGTGGACTTCGTGTGGAAGAAGCGGAATGCGTTGATGGCCAGGTCTTTGGTATTGCCGGTGGAGAGCTTCAGAGCTACGGTGTTTCCGATAGTGTATGCGGTCAAGGCTGTCGCTTCAGATGCCGTTGAAGTCATTCGGAAGCTAtcaaaatcttcttcttcttcaactagTAGTGTATTGGATTCAAATGCGGAAAGGTTCGTCGGGGTTTCGGACGTGGTTTCGCATTTGGCACCGTTCTTGGCTTCGTCATTGGATCCGGCATTGATCTACGAAGTCGGGATTAACATGTTGTATTTGGCTGATGTACCTGGAGGAAAGACCGAGTGGGCTTCGCTTTCCATCATTGCGATTCTCACGCTTTGGGATAGGCAGGAATTCTCTTCTGCCAGAGAGAGTATTGTTAGGGCTGTTGTTACCAATCTAcaccttcttgatcttcatatGCAG GTTTCATTGTTTAGGAGGTTGCTTCTTATGGTGAGAAACTTGAGGGCAGAATCAGATCGCATGCATGCTTTGGCTTGCATTTGTAGGACAGCTCTCTGTGTTGATCTATTTGCAAAGGAAAGCGTTCGAAGAGGTCAGAAACCTCTTGCAGGAACTGATATTGCTTCACTTTTTGAGGATGCAAGAATAAGAGATGATCTTAATAGTGTAACAAGTAAAAGCTTATTTAGGGAGGAGTTAGTAGCATCACTGGTGGAAAGTTGCTTTCAGTTGTCCCTACCTTTGCCTGAACAAAAGAACTCAGGCATGGAGAGCAGGGTCATTGGAGCTTTAGCATATGGAACTGGTTATGGTGCTCTGAATTGGACGGAGCCTGCTTTGGAAGTTGTGGAAGTGTGTAGACCTTGTGTCAAGTGGGATTGTGATGGTCGGACCTATGCAATTGATTGCTACCTGAAGTTGCTTGTTAGGTTGTGCCATATCTATGATACGAGGGGTGGTGTAAAGAGGGTGAAAGATGGAGCTTCTCAAgatcaaattttaaatgagaCAAGGTTGCAAAAATTACAACGTGAACTTGTGAAAGATCTACGTGAG GTGAATACCCCAAGAATATGTGCTCGCCTTATTTGGGCTATTGCAGAACACATTGACCTAGAAGGATTGGACCCACTTCTAGCTGATGACCCTGATGATCCGCTTAACATCATTATAGCAAATATTCACAAAGTTTTGTTCAACATAGATTCATCTGCAGATACAACAAATAGGCTTCAAGATGTTCAGGCAGTTATTTTATGTGCTCAGCGGCTGGGATCACGTAACCCTAGGGCTGGGCAATTACTGATTAAAGAACTTGAAGAGTTCAGAAGCAGTAATTTGTCTGATTCTGTCAATAAGCATCAGAGCCGCATGATATTGCAGAGAATTAAATATGTTACAAGTCATCCAGATAGCAG GTGGTCAGCGGTTAGTGAAGCCAGGGGAGATTACCCATTTAGCCACCACAAACTAACTGTTCAATTTTATGAGGCAGCTGCAGCTCAGGATAGAAAGTTGGAAGGATTGGTTCACAAGGCTATTTTAGAGCTTTGGAGGCCAGAACCTAGTGAATTAACTCTTTTGCTGACAAAAGGAGTTGACTCTACTTCACTGAAAGTTCCTCCAACTGCAATTTCTTTGACTGGTAGCAGTGATCCATGCTATGTTGAAGCATACCATTTAGCAGACTCAAGTGATGGAAGGATCACTCTGCATTTAAAG GTCTTAAATTTAACTGAGCTTGAACTAAATCGAGTGGACATTCGAGTTGGGTTGTCTGGGGCATTATATTATATGGATGGGTCTCCTCAAGCAGTTCGGCAGCTGCGTAATCTTGTTTCACAG GATCCAGTACTGTCCAGTGTAACGGTGGGTGTAACTCATTTTGAGAGATGTGCCCTTTGGGTGCAAGTATTATATTATCCATTCTATGGGAGTGGTGCTGCAGCAGATTATGAAGGTGACTACACTGAAGAGGATCCGCAAATCATGAGACAAAAGAGAAGCTTAAGGCCTGAGCTAGGAGAGCCTATTATTTTGAGATGTCAACCTTACAAAATTCCGCTGACTGAGCTTCTTTTGCCGCATAAAATCTCTCCTGTTGAATTTTTCCGCCTATGGCCCAGTTTGCCAGCAGTAATAGAGTACACTGGTACATATACATATGAAGGAAGTGGCTTCAAGGCTACGGCTGCACAGCAGTATGGTGAATCACCTTTCTTAAGTGGACTGAAATCTTTGTCCTCTAAGCCATTCCACAGAGTTTGTTCACATATTATCCGGACTGTGGCAGGGTTTCAG CTTTGTTTTGCTGCAAAAACTTGGTATGGCGGTTTTCTGGGCATGATGATCTTTGGTGCCAGTGAAGTGAGCAGAAATGTGGATTTGGGAGATGAGACAACCACCATGATGTGCAAATTTGTGGTTAGAGCCTCTGATGCATCAATTACAAAGGAGATTGGATCAGATCTACAGGGATGGTTGGATGATCTTACTGATGGGGGTGTGGAGTACATGCCCGAAGATGAAGTGAAGGTGGCCGCTGTTGAGAGGCTTAGGATCTCAATGGAAAGAATTGCCTTACTGAAAGCAGCCCAACCACGACCGAAGACTCCAAAATCTGATGATGAAAACGaggatgaagatgaggaagatgaggataaaaagaagaaaaagaaggaaaagaagaaagatggtGAAGAAGATGGAAAAACGAAGGGACCTTCAACCTTGTCAAAGTTAACTGCAGAGGAGGTTGAGCATCGTGCTCTTCAAGCTGCAGTGCTCCAGGAGTGGCACATGTTGTGTAAAGAGAGGAACCAAAGTCAAAATTAA
- the LOC126714678 gene encoding 4-coumarate--CoA ligase-like 9, with amino-acid sequence MDPNSGFNSETKTFHSLRPPIDLPPQHIPLSASDYAYLLRANSPWPDSLAFINSSTGQRVSYSEFTRKTQTLASYLHSVIGLSKGDIAFVLSPNLIQVPILYFSLLSLGIVISPANPLSTESEISSLIQLCNPVIAFATSSSAHKLSNISLRFKTIVLDSPEFDSMMTSPVITIDRVEVSQSDLAAILYSSGTTGRVKGVMLTHRNLMATVAGTYAHRTERKSPAVLLYTVPYFHVFGFFYSLKSVALNEGVVLMERFDLRKMMRAVEEFRVTHVVVAPPVVVAMAKTDVTDGYDLSSLEGVACGAAPIAKEVVSAFMAKFPRVVFLQGYGLTESTGSAWRTVGQEESVHWGSTGRLSGGFEAKIVDPDTGHALPPCKQGELWIRGPTIMKGYIGDPEATSATLVADGWLRTGDLCYVDEEGFLFVVDRLKELIKYKGYQVAPAELEHLLQSHPEIVDAAVIPYPDEEAGQVPIAFVVRQPQSSLGEAEIIDFVEKQVSPYKKIRRVTFVNSLPKSATGKLLRKDLRKIVSVNSSSRL; translated from the exons ATGGACCCAAACAGCGGTTTCAACTCAGAGACAAAAACTTTCCACAGCCTCAGACCCCCAATCGATCTTCCACCACAACATATTCCTCTATCAGCTTCTGATTACGCTTACTTGCTCCGAGCTAACTCGCCATGGCCTGACTCACTCGCTTTCATCAACTCCTCCACGGGTCAACGAGTTTCATACTCCGAGTTCACTCGCAAAACCCAAACTCTGGCCTCCTATCTTCACTCAGTCATCGGACTCTCCAAAGGCGACATCGCTTTCGTTCTCTCTCCAAACCTCATTCAGGTTCCGATCCTCTACTTCTCGCTGCTCTCTCTTGGGATAGTCATCTCCCCGGCTAACCCACTCAGCACCGAGTCTGAGATTTCAAGCCTAATCCAACTATGCAACCCAGTGATCGCATTTGCCACGTCATCAAGCGCTCACAAACTTTCAAACATTTCTCTCCGTTTCAAAACCATTGTCCTTGACTCGCCCGAGTTCGACTCAATGATGACGAGTCCGGTAATAACGATCGACCGCGTCGAAGTAAGCCAGTCGGATTTGGCGGCGATATTGTACTCGTCGGGGACCACCGGGAGAGTCAAAGGAGTGATGCTGACTCACCGGAACCTGATGGCGACTGTGGCCGGTACCTACGCGCACCGGACGGAGAGGAAGTCGCCTGCGGTGTTGCTCTATACGGTGCCGTACTTTCACGTGTTCGGGTTTTTCTACAGCTTGAAGTCGGTGGCTTTGAACGAGGGGGTGGTGCTAATGGAGAGGTTCGatttgaggaagatgatgaggGCGGTGGAAGAGTTTAGGGTGACCCACGTGGTGGTGGCCCCACCGGTGGTGGTGGCCATGGCCAAGACTGATGTAACGGACGGCTACGATTTGAGCTCTTTGGAAGGGGTTGCGTGTGGTGCGGCTCCAATTGCGAAGGAGGTCGTTTCCGCTTTCATGGCGAAGTTTCCAAGAGTTGTCTTTTTACAG GGTTATGGGCTAACTGAATCAACGGGGTCAGCGTGGCGAACAGTGGGTCAAGAGGAGAGTGTTCATTGGGGATCAACAGGGAGGCTTTCAGGAGGTTTTGAAGCCAAAATTGTAGACCCGGACACAGGGCATGCTTTGCCTCCGTGCAAGCAAGGGGAGCTCTGGATTAGAGGACCCACGATTATGaaag GTTATATTGGTGATCCAGAAGCAACTTCTGCAACTTTAGTAGCAGACGGTTGGTTGAGAACTGGTGATCTTTGTTATGTCGATGAGGAAGGTTTTCTATTTGTTGTAGATAGGCTTAAAGAATTGATCAAATACAAGGGATACCAG GTAGCCCCTGCAGAGCTAGAACATTTGCTTCAGTCCCACCCGGAGATAGTTGATGCTGCTGTTATACC ATACCCTGATGAAGAAGCTGGTCAGGTCCCAATAGCTTTTGTGGTAAGACAGCCTCAAAGCTCCCTTGGAGAAGCAGAGATAATAGATTTTGTCGAAAAACAG GTTTCACCGTACAAGAAAATAAGACGTGTAACGTTTGTCAATTCCTTACCCAAGAGTGCAACTGGAAAATTATTGAGAAAGGATTTGAGGAAGATTGTTTCTGTTAACTCTTCTTCTAGGTTATGA